Proteins from a single region of Verrucosispora sp. NA02020:
- a CDS encoding nitroreductase/quinone reductase family protein encodes MNACALTLRSSRRWGRLVGRYLTVMTYTGRRSGRTFSTPVGYRRTGDTVTIPVGLADAKKWWRNFLGEGGPITLNLDGVDRTGHAVARRDGKGRVTVTVRLDG; translated from the coding sequence GTGAACGCCTGTGCGCTGACCCTGCGCTCCTCGCGCCGATGGGGTCGCCTGGTCGGCAGGTATCTGACCGTCATGACGTACACCGGACGTCGTTCGGGACGCACCTTCAGCACCCCGGTGGGATACCGGCGTACCGGCGACACGGTGACGATCCCGGTGGGCCTCGCCGACGCCAAGAAGTGGTGGCGCAACTTCCTCGGTGAGGGCGGCCCGATCACGCTGAACCTGGACGGCGTGGACCGCACCGGCCACGCGGTCGCCCGACGCGACGGGAAGGGCCGGGTCACCGTCACCGTCCGCCTCGACGGCTGA
- a CDS encoding TetR/AcrR family transcriptional regulator: MPTTVGLRADARQNRDRIVEVARALFAERGLDVPMAAIARRAGVGVATLYRRFPTKESLVAEVFADQFAACVSVVDEALADPDPWRGFCTLVEKVCAMQAVDRGFSAAVVASLPRAVDLDRERERGLRGFAELARRAKAAGRLRPDFSEDDLVLLLMANGGIVANTADAALAASRRLVAYLLTAFAGDGPLPPPVALSLRDVPHLATSRA; encoded by the coding sequence ATGCCGACCACGGTCGGGCTGCGCGCCGACGCACGACAGAACCGCGACCGGATCGTCGAGGTCGCCCGCGCACTGTTCGCCGAACGCGGGCTCGACGTGCCGATGGCCGCGATCGCCCGCCGTGCCGGGGTCGGCGTCGCCACGCTCTACCGTCGGTTCCCCACCAAGGAGTCGCTGGTCGCCGAGGTCTTCGCCGACCAGTTCGCGGCCTGCGTGTCGGTGGTCGACGAGGCCCTGGCCGACCCCGACCCGTGGCGCGGCTTCTGCACCCTGGTCGAGAAGGTGTGCGCCATGCAGGCCGTCGACCGGGGATTCAGCGCGGCCGTCGTCGCGTCGCTGCCCCGTGCCGTCGACCTCGACCGGGAACGCGAACGCGGCCTGCGGGGGTTCGCCGAACTGGCCCGACGGGCCAAGGCCGCCGGGCGGCTGCGCCCCGACTTCAGCGAGGACGACCTCGTCCTGCTGCTCATGGCCAACGGCGGCATCGTCGCCAACACCGCCGACGCGGCGCTGGCCGCCTCCCGGCGGCTCGTCGCGTACCTGCTGACGGCCTTCGCCGGCGACGGCCCCCTGCCGCCGCCCGTCGCGCTCAGCCTGCGCGACGTCCCGCATCTGGCCACGAGCCGGGCCTGA
- a CDS encoding UBP-type zinc finger domain-containing protein, translating into MDGIDPSVPPSGPGCADCEAADPPGWWVHLRRCARCGQVGCCDSSPSQHASAHAAATGHNVVRSYEPGEAWFWDYTAETMYEQGPELAAPAHRPLDQGVPGPTDRVPLDWRRHLHR; encoded by the coding sequence ATGGACGGCATCGACCCCTCGGTCCCACCCAGCGGCCCGGGATGCGCCGACTGCGAGGCCGCGGACCCACCGGGTTGGTGGGTCCACCTGCGGCGCTGCGCCCGGTGCGGGCAGGTCGGCTGCTGCGACTCGTCGCCGAGCCAGCACGCCAGCGCCCACGCCGCCGCAACCGGCCACAATGTCGTCCGCAGTTACGAGCCGGGCGAGGCATGGTTCTGGGACTACACCGCGGAGACGATGTACGAGCAGGGTCCGGAACTTGCCGCCCCCGCTCACCGCCCTCTCGACCAGGGCGTGCCCGGCCCCACCGACCGGGTCCCCCTCGACTGGCGGCGGCACCTGCACCGCTGA
- a CDS encoding cysteine desulfurase-like protein, whose protein sequence is MTSPASAGPTGFDVAALRAHFPSLASGIAHFDGPGGTQTPRSVADAVAATMTAPISNRGTGALSETNADAAVGAFRLAYADLLGVPAAGIVYGRSATQLTFDFSRTLARDWGPGDEVVVTRLDHDANVRPWVLAAERAGAEVRWIDLDPTTAELDPASVAAAITERTRLVAVTGASNLLGTRPDVRAIADAAHAVGALVFVDGVHHAAHQFVDVPALGADFYVCSPYKFLGPHCGVLAADPALLETLRPDKLIPATDVVPERFELGTLPYEMLDGATAAVEFLADIVPGDDPANTSRRERLRASLHAVDAHETRLRQRIEEGLADLGSDVVVHSRAADRTPTLLVTLPGRKTRDAYRFLLDHDVLAPAGSFYAYEPFRRLGLDDEHALRLGLAPYNDDSDVTRVLDGLAAFLDRV, encoded by the coding sequence ATGACCTCCCCCGCATCCGCCGGACCGACCGGATTCGACGTCGCCGCGCTCCGTGCCCACTTCCCCTCGCTGGCCTCGGGCATCGCGCACTTCGACGGCCCGGGCGGCACCCAGACGCCCCGGTCGGTCGCCGACGCCGTCGCCGCCACGATGACGGCCCCGATCTCCAACCGGGGCACCGGCGCACTGTCGGAGACCAACGCGGACGCCGCCGTCGGCGCGTTCCGGCTCGCCTACGCCGACCTGCTGGGCGTACCCGCCGCCGGGATCGTGTACGGACGCAGCGCCACCCAGCTGACCTTCGACTTCTCCCGGACGCTCGCCCGGGACTGGGGTCCCGGTGACGAGGTGGTGGTGACCCGCCTCGACCACGACGCCAACGTCCGACCGTGGGTGCTGGCCGCCGAACGGGCCGGTGCCGAGGTGCGCTGGATCGACCTCGACCCGACCACCGCCGAACTCGACCCCGCCTCGGTGGCCGCCGCCATCACCGAGCGGACCCGCCTGGTCGCCGTCACGGGCGCGTCGAACCTGCTCGGCACCCGACCCGACGTCCGGGCGATCGCCGACGCCGCGCACGCGGTCGGCGCACTGGTCTTCGTCGACGGCGTGCACCACGCCGCCCACCAGTTCGTCGACGTACCGGCACTCGGTGCCGACTTCTACGTCTGCTCCCCGTACAAGTTCCTCGGACCGCACTGCGGTGTGCTCGCCGCCGACCCGGCCCTGCTGGAGACGCTGCGACCGGACAAGCTGATCCCGGCCACCGACGTGGTGCCCGAGCGCTTCGAACTCGGCACCCTGCCGTACGAGATGCTGGACGGTGCCACCGCCGCCGTCGAGTTCCTCGCCGACATCGTCCCCGGTGACGACCCGGCGAACACGTCCCGGCGGGAGCGGCTGCGCGCCTCGCTGCACGCCGTCGACGCGCACGAGACCCGCCTGCGGCAGCGGATCGAGGAGGGACTGGCGGACCTGGGATCGGACGTGGTGGTCCACTCCCGGGCCGCCGACCGCACCCCGACGCTGCTGGTCACGCTGCCCGGCCGCAAGACCCGCGACGCCTACCGCTTCCTGCTCGACCACGACGTCCTGGCCCCGGCGGGCTCCTTCTACGCGTACGAGCCGTTCCGTCGCCTCGGCCTGGACGACGAGCACGCGCTCCGGCTCGGCCTGGCCCCGTACAACGACGACAGCGACGTCACCCGGGTCCTGGACGGCCTGGCCGCCTTCCTGGACCGGGTGTAA
- a CDS encoding alpha/beta fold hydrolase: MRRKLIRQLLAGIAVGAALVPVVVSPASAAPVSQVQSSQVRWEPCEQDGTALCGTLDVPVNWADPSGPTIELALAKRPATDPEARRGSLLVNPGGPGGSGVDSALWATYGDELRRHFDIIGFDPRGVARSAPVMCAVDKISALPAGAIRTSTDFTRMVTASRALADDCRSRSGPVFDHVNTLQVIRDIDAIRVAVGDPQLNFLGMSYGTLMAQQYAELFPTRVRAIVADSTMDHSLDARGFAVTQAVTGQDSFNEFVAGCSRLPQCALHGRDIRAFWRRLLDRAGRGELPDPDDHSYKITKRDLVNFVLGNVNYQPYWLDIAAELERVDAGRPWGVPAARQSTEEQPPTVVPFAYQAVLCEDWNLGAQNIGQWRSIVDAAQLASPDLPDLPRAAIGAICLGWPSTADNPQRPVAPTNQAKLLFVNSLHDPATGYNWALGATAQFGDHAELLTYEGWGHIVYGRVACADEAIEAYLIDLVVPADGTRCAAAPPPGTESDQARGRSAGPSAEVPPLAPLRGTPALPTWLF, translated from the coding sequence ATGCGCAGAAAACTGATCCGGCAATTACTCGCCGGTATCGCGGTGGGGGCGGCGCTGGTGCCGGTCGTGGTGTCGCCGGCCTCGGCGGCACCCGTGTCGCAGGTGCAGTCGTCGCAGGTGCGGTGGGAGCCCTGTGAGCAGGATGGCACTGCCCTGTGTGGCACGCTCGACGTGCCGGTGAACTGGGCCGATCCGTCCGGACCGACGATCGAGTTGGCGCTGGCCAAACGGCCGGCGACCGACCCTGAGGCGCGGCGCGGATCGCTGCTGGTGAACCCGGGTGGTCCGGGTGGGTCGGGCGTGGACTCCGCGTTGTGGGCGACCTACGGCGACGAATTGCGTCGTCATTTCGACATCATCGGTTTCGACCCGCGTGGAGTGGCCCGCAGTGCGCCTGTCATGTGCGCGGTCGACAAGATCTCGGCGTTGCCGGCGGGCGCCATCCGGACGTCCACCGACTTTACCCGAATGGTCACCGCGAGTCGGGCGCTGGCCGACGACTGCCGCTCCCGGAGCGGGCCGGTATTCGATCACGTGAACACGCTCCAGGTGATCCGGGACATCGACGCGATCCGGGTCGCCGTGGGTGACCCGCAGTTGAATTTCCTCGGAATGTCGTACGGCACGCTGATGGCCCAGCAGTACGCCGAACTGTTCCCCACCCGGGTACGCGCCATCGTCGCCGACAGCACCATGGACCACAGCCTGGACGCCCGGGGTTTCGCGGTCACCCAGGCGGTCACCGGGCAGGACTCGTTCAACGAGTTCGTGGCCGGCTGCTCCCGGTTGCCCCAGTGCGCGCTGCACGGGCGGGACATCCGTGCATTCTGGCGGCGGCTGCTCGACCGTGCCGGACGGGGTGAACTGCCGGACCCGGACGACCACAGCTACAAGATCACCAAGCGGGATCTGGTCAACTTCGTGCTGGGCAACGTGAACTACCAGCCGTACTGGCTCGACATCGCCGCCGAACTGGAGCGGGTCGACGCCGGCCGTCCCTGGGGCGTACCGGCGGCCCGCCAGTCGACCGAGGAGCAGCCGCCGACCGTGGTGCCCTTCGCGTACCAGGCGGTGCTCTGCGAGGACTGGAACCTCGGAGCGCAGAACATCGGGCAGTGGCGGTCGATCGTCGACGCGGCCCAGCTCGCCTCGCCGGACCTGCCGGACCTTCCCCGGGCGGCCATCGGTGCCATCTGCCTCGGCTGGCCCAGCACGGCGGACAACCCACAGCGGCCGGTCGCCCCGACCAACCAGGCCAAGCTCCTCTTCGTCAACTCGTTGCACGACCCGGCGACCGGCTACAACTGGGCGCTCGGTGCCACCGCACAGTTCGGTGACCACGCCGAGTTGCTCACCTACGAGGGCTGGGGGCACATCGTCTACGGCCGGGTGGCCTGCGCCGACGAGGCGATCGAGGCGTACCTGATCGACCTCGTGGTGCCGGCGGACGGTACGCGGTGCGCGGCAGCACCGCCGCCGGGCACCGAGTCCGACCAGGCCCGGGGCCGGTCTGCGGGTCCGTCAGCCGAGGTACCGCCCCTGGCGCCGCTGCGCGGCACACCGGCGCTGCCGACCTGGCTCTTCTGA
- a CDS encoding DNA alkylation repair protein, with translation MATTAADVRHDLAQLADPARAAGVSRYLQMFPGGYGEGDRAIGVTVPQQRRVAGRHWRGLALADTATLLSSDVHEERLTAIFILVRKFGGADEPERGRIVELVLTHTGHLNNWDLVDSCAPYVLGPWLLDKDRDVLDRLAGSPLVWDRRIAVMATLAFIKADDFAWTFRLAERLLRDPHDLVHKAVGWMLREVGNRDAAAEEEFLARHYRAMPRVMLRYAIEKFPPQRRKDYLSGTV, from the coding sequence ATGGCCACCACCGCCGCCGACGTCCGGCACGACCTCGCCCAACTCGCCGACCCGGCCCGCGCCGCCGGCGTGAGCCGGTACCTCCAGATGTTCCCGGGTGGGTACGGCGAGGGCGACCGCGCCATCGGGGTCACCGTGCCGCAGCAGCGCCGGGTCGCCGGTCGGCACTGGCGCGGACTCGCCCTGGCCGACACCGCCACGCTGCTCAGCAGCGACGTGCACGAGGAGCGGCTGACCGCGATCTTCATCCTGGTGCGCAAGTTCGGCGGGGCCGACGAGCCGGAACGCGGTCGGATCGTCGAGCTGGTCCTGACGCACACCGGCCACCTGAACAACTGGGACCTGGTGGACTCCTGCGCGCCGTACGTCCTCGGGCCCTGGCTGCTCGACAAGGACCGCGACGTCCTGGACCGGCTGGCCGGATCACCCCTGGTCTGGGACCGGCGGATCGCCGTGATGGCCACTCTCGCGTTCATCAAGGCCGACGACTTCGCGTGGACGTTCCGGCTCGCCGAGCGACTCCTGCGCGACCCGCACGACCTGGTGCACAAGGCGGTCGGATGGATGCTGCGCGAGGTGGGCAACCGGGACGCGGCGGCGGAGGAGGAGTTCCTGGCCCGCCACTACCGGGCGATGCCGAGGGTCATGCTGCGGTACGCGATCGAGAAGTTCCCGCCGCAGCGACGGAAGGACTACCTGTCCGGGACGGTCTGA